A section of the Rhodobacteraceae bacterium M382 genome encodes:
- the purN gene encoding phosphoribosylglycinamide formyltransferase, translated as MTAPKRVAILISGGGSNMVSLVESMTGDHPARPCLVLSNDANAGGLNKAAAAGVATAVVDHRPFKGDRAAFEAELVKPILEAGADIVCLAGFMRVLTGGFVSQFQGRMLNIHPSLLPKYKGLNTHARALEAGDAEHGCTVHEVTPALDDGPILGQARVPVLAEDTPDTLAARVLGYEHRLYPAVLRRFAMGDKTPVLLG; from the coding sequence GTGACAGCGCCTAAACGCGTCGCGATCCTGATTTCCGGAGGCGGGTCGAACATGGTGTCGCTGGTCGAAAGCATGACTGGCGATCACCCGGCGCGTCCTTGTCTGGTACTCTCGAATGATGCCAATGCGGGCGGCCTGAACAAGGCCGCTGCCGCGGGCGTTGCGACGGCCGTTGTCGATCATCGACCGTTCAAAGGCGATCGCGCCGCGTTTGAGGCCGAACTGGTCAAACCCATTTTGGAGGCCGGGGCCGACATCGTCTGTCTTGCCGGGTTCATGCGGGTGTTGACGGGGGGATTCGTGTCCCAGTTTCAAGGTCGGATGCTGAACATCCACCCGTCGTTATTGCCCAAATACAAGGGGCTGAACACGCATGCCCGTGCGCTCGAAGCCGGAGACGCGGAACATGGCTGTACAGTGCACGAAGTAACACCGGCATTGGACGATGGTCCGATTCTGGGTCAGGCGCGGGTTCCGGTTCTGGCAGAGGACACGCCTGATACGCTGGCGGCCCGGGTTCTGGGCTATGAACATCGCCTGTATCCGGCCGTGTTACGCCGGTTTGCCATGGGCGATAAAACGCCCGTTCTTCTGGGCTGA
- the purM gene encoding phosphoribosylformylglycinamidine cyclo-ligase: MTAGKNGMTYAEAGVDIDAGNALVDRIKPAAKRTNRSGVASGLGGFGALFDLKAAGYEDPILVGATDGVGTKLRIAIDTGVVDGVGIDLVAMCVNDLVCQGAEPLFFLDYFATGKLETETAARIIEGIAEGCVRSGCALIGGETAEMPGMYPEGDFDLAGFSVGAMERGTALPDGVVEGDVLLGLASDGVHSNGYSLVRKLVEVSGLGWDDDCPFADGKMGEVLLTPTRLYVKQALAAVRAGGVHALAHITGGGLTENLPRVLPDDLGADIDLNAWELPGVFKWMAATGGIVESEMLKTFNCGMGMILSVSADRADALVELLEGEGETVSRLGTVTAGAGMRYSGTLL, encoded by the coding sequence ATGACTGCGGGAAAGAACGGCATGACCTATGCCGAAGCGGGTGTCGACATTGATGCAGGCAACGCGTTGGTGGATCGGATCAAGCCGGCCGCCAAGCGGACAAATCGGTCTGGCGTGGCCAGCGGGCTGGGCGGATTTGGGGCGCTGTTCGATCTCAAGGCGGCCGGATACGAGGATCCGATTCTCGTGGGTGCCACCGACGGCGTAGGCACCAAGCTGCGCATTGCCATTGATACCGGCGTGGTGGATGGCGTCGGCATCGACCTGGTGGCCATGTGTGTCAATGATCTGGTGTGCCAGGGTGCCGAGCCCTTGTTCTTTCTTGACTATTTCGCCACCGGCAAGCTGGAAACAGAAACCGCTGCCCGCATCATCGAAGGCATTGCCGAAGGCTGTGTGCGCTCTGGCTGTGCGCTGATTGGCGGCGAGACAGCGGAAATGCCGGGTATGTATCCCGAAGGTGATTTTGATCTGGCCGGGTTTTCGGTTGGCGCGATGGAGCGCGGCACTGCGCTGCCCGACGGTGTGGTCGAAGGCGACGTTCTGCTGGGGTTGGCCTCGGATGGGGTGCATTCCAACGGTTATTCGCTGGTGCGTAAACTGGTCGAAGTATCCGGGCTGGGCTGGGATGATGACTGCCCGTTCGCCGACGGAAAAATGGGTGAGGTGCTGCTGACACCGACTCGGCTGTATGTGAAACAGGCGCTGGCGGCCGTGCGGGCAGGGGGCGTGCATGCGCTGGCTCATATTACAGGTGGCGGACTGACTGAGAATCTGCCCCGTGTTCTGCCGGATGATCTGGGTGCCGACATCGACCTGAATGCCTGGGAGCTGCCAGGCGTGTTCAAATGGATGGCCGCCACCGGTGGGATTGTCGAATCCGAGATGTTGAAAACGTTCAACTGCGGCATGGGCATGATCCTGTCTGTCTCGGCGGATCGCGCCGATGCGCTGGTTGAGCTGCTTGAGGGCGAGGGTGAAACCGTATCCCGTCTGGGGACCGTGACCGCGGGCGCAGGGATGCGCTATTCGGGTACCCTGCTGTGA
- a CDS encoding helix-turn-helix domain-containing protein: MAHPFAIGYLGRMPNTAPLLVRAALLMPFLHYFERHGGDLDLLLEDLQISSAIKTDFDRQIPVKAVYEVIDEITDRLGDRFVGAAVGRDMAMNAMGPLAEKLTAEQAVGSFLDRFLVSVRSYGNSTHYRLENDGKNATLKMTRRVRPDANPAQQDALTLALLVEQIRPRVGNAWSSNDVLAVVADETVVPEWLLPRSSLITGSAMGMTLRIPAQWMLLSHTGGSSDWEQDQVHEDYDTLPKTVQKFCEEHMSDPNLDLAATARACHVHPKALSRMLSSHGTSFKEILEEQRRKHAIAAMSQGHLSITEIALATGFAHASNFSRAYKRWTGETPSATRDRLR, encoded by the coding sequence ATGGCGCATCCCTTTGCAATTGGTTACCTTGGAAGAATGCCTAACACTGCCCCCTTGCTGGTCCGCGCCGCGCTTTTAATGCCATTTCTTCATTATTTTGAACGGCACGGAGGGGATTTGGACCTTCTGTTGGAAGACTTGCAGATTTCGAGCGCCATCAAGACAGACTTTGACAGGCAAATACCTGTAAAAGCAGTCTATGAAGTGATCGATGAGATAACCGACCGACTTGGTGACCGTTTCGTTGGCGCTGCAGTTGGGCGTGACATGGCAATGAATGCTATGGGGCCTTTGGCTGAAAAATTGACCGCTGAGCAAGCGGTTGGTAGCTTTTTGGACCGCTTCCTTGTGTCGGTTAGATCTTATGGAAATTCCACGCACTACCGGCTGGAAAACGATGGGAAAAATGCAACTTTAAAAATGACTCGCAGGGTCCGACCTGACGCCAACCCAGCCCAGCAGGATGCCCTTACTTTAGCTCTCCTTGTTGAACAAATTCGGCCACGTGTTGGGAATGCTTGGAGCTCCAACGATGTACTTGCTGTGGTCGCAGATGAAACTGTTGTTCCAGAATGGTTGCTGCCCCGGTCGTCCCTGATCACAGGTTCGGCAATGGGCATGACACTTCGTATACCAGCACAATGGATGTTGCTCAGCCATACAGGGGGATCAAGTGACTGGGAGCAGGATCAGGTTCACGAAGATTATGATACTTTGCCAAAAACGGTCCAAAAGTTCTGTGAAGAACACATGAGCGACCCGAATTTGGACCTGGCGGCAACGGCTCGGGCCTGTCACGTACACCCTAAGGCACTAAGCAGGATGCTGTCCTCGCACGGAACTTCCTTCAAGGAAATTTTAGAGGAACAGCGGCGAAAACACGCGATCGCTGCAATGTCCCAAGGCCACCTATCCATTACAGAGATCGCGCTTGCCACCGGCTTTGCCCACGCGTCAAATTTTTCACGCGCATACAAGCGCTGGACCGGAGAAACACCTTCGGCGACTCGGGATAGGTTGAGGTAA
- a CDS encoding dipeptidase yields MPKTHKLSRRELLAIAAQSAVGASLMGSTAWARELDEYGGFSGNKNFKYISAPATVYDFGLTPEQEEHAKELHESLIIFDGLSECTFYPEFITNMKRGGGTSGNFSIGISDMLRWTPDTVFKPQEWWSWEALNRDLDALYRMMHLFRDDAMMTLTHADILEAKKTGKVGFMPGTQNTKFLDDAVNRLDEMHRKGLRIIQITYNATNAVGAGSAEAPENRFGLSRLGHMVVERMNEVGMLVDTGHSSPETQMRAAEVSTKPIVISHAGMLSKVNQTRATTDEAIRAVADKGGVMGVISTPTAIAGSDKCTVEDMLDNVDHAVNIAGIDGVGFGSDFIIPATFEQILSAPEWDEEVVANIGEFEVWPWSDGHVGWENNSAYPNMTRGLIKRGYSDEDIAKIMGGNFLRVIKDTIG; encoded by the coding sequence ATGCCAAAAACACACAAGTTATCGCGCCGAGAACTGCTGGCCATTGCCGCTCAATCTGCTGTTGGGGCATCTTTAATGGGATCAACTGCCTGGGCCCGCGAATTGGATGAATACGGTGGGTTCAGCGGCAACAAGAATTTCAAATATATCAGTGCTCCGGCCACGGTGTATGATTTTGGCCTGACGCCGGAACAAGAAGAGCACGCCAAGGAACTGCACGAGTCCCTGATCATCTTTGATGGCCTGTCGGAATGCACATTCTATCCCGAATTCATCACCAACATGAAACGCGGCGGCGGGACATCGGGCAATTTCTCGATTGGGATTTCGGACATGTTGCGCTGGACCCCGGACACCGTTTTCAAGCCGCAGGAGTGGTGGAGCTGGGAGGCGTTGAACCGGGATTTGGATGCGCTGTATCGCATGATGCATCTGTTTCGGGATGACGCGATGATGACGTTGACGCACGCGGATATTCTGGAGGCAAAAAAGACCGGCAAGGTCGGCTTCATGCCGGGCACGCAGAACACCAAGTTTCTGGATGACGCCGTGAACCGTCTGGACGAGATGCACCGCAAAGGGCTGCGTATCATTCAGATCACCTATAACGCGACCAACGCCGTTGGCGCTGGCAGTGCCGAAGCGCCGGAAAACCGATTTGGTCTCAGTCGTTTGGGTCACATGGTGGTTGAACGGATGAACGAGGTCGGGATGCTGGTCGACACCGGCCACAGTTCGCCTGAAACTCAGATGCGCGCGGCAGAAGTTTCGACCAAGCCCATCGTCATTTCCCATGCGGGGATGTTGTCCAAGGTTAATCAGACACGGGCGACAACGGACGAAGCAATCAGGGCAGTTGCCGACAAAGGTGGCGTGATGGGGGTGATCAGCACACCGACCGCCATTGCAGGAAGCGATAAATGCACCGTCGAGGATATGCTCGATAACGTTGATCACGCGGTGAACATTGCCGGTATCGATGGTGTCGGATTTGGGTCTGATTTTATTATCCCCGCGACCTTCGAACAAATTCTGTCGGCCCCCGAATGGGACGAGGAAGTCGTCGCAAACATCGGTGAGTTCGAGGTCTGGCCCTGGTCCGACGGCCACGTCGGTTGGGAGAATAACTCGGCCTATCCGAACATGACGCGCGGCCTGATCAAGCGTGGATATTCGGATGAGGACATCGCCAAGATCATGGGAGGAAACTTCCTGCGGGTCATCAAAGACACCATCGGGTAA
- a CDS encoding FixH family protein encodes MPCPSGQLNIMRWLILLILSIFALPETAGAMDAIGKLRRERPEDLDTATTVTTRYGTLQASYETDFLDVPLNGVHSWRLSLQDKQGQPVSGAYIDLTADMPEHLHGMTTSPLVQETDAPGVYLVRGMNFHMPGYWEVTLDITGAGSRHLLRFNVIVGENLCAPDKDRVDES; translated from the coding sequence GTGCCCTGCCCCTCTGGTCAGCTCAACATCATGCGTTGGTTGATCCTGCTTATACTCTCAATCTTTGCCCTGCCGGAGACGGCAGGCGCGATGGATGCGATTGGCAAACTACGCCGAGAGCGCCCAGAGGATCTGGACACCGCAACGACGGTGACCACCCGATATGGAACGCTACAGGCGTCTTACGAGACCGATTTCCTGGACGTCCCGCTGAATGGCGTGCATTCGTGGCGTTTGTCATTGCAGGACAAGCAGGGCCAGCCTGTCAGCGGTGCATACATCGACCTGACAGCGGATATGCCCGAACATCTGCATGGCATGACCACCTCCCCTTTGGTTCAGGAGACCGATGCCCCAGGCGTCTATCTTGTTCGTGGAATGAATTTCCACATGCCAGGCTACTGGGAGGTCACTCTGGACATCACCGGAGCAGGCAGCCGCCATTTGTTGCGTTTCAATGTGATTGTGGGTGAAAACCTATGCGCGCCGGACAAGGACCGTGTGGATGAGAGCTGA
- a CDS encoding amidohydrolase family protein, translating to MMMKALTVSAFSFAATIALAQDEPAQTLFTNVNVFDGVNDGFLENANVLVERNLIKTVSTAEISAGGATVINGDGRTLMPGLMDMHTHLSIVRELSTARHELSPLAHGAIAMKRAEGMLMNGFTTVMDVGGSAIYLKDLIDGDAGFLGPRIYSAEAFITQTNGHGDFRTRMEYNPNNSGGIKSWYEYYTACIADGVTEIRRCGRENFRKGATHLKMMVGGGVSSRFDPLHGLQGSPEEIAAAVEVARNMKTFVTVHAYSDESVRMAVEAGVPHILHAPLITEETAKLMGEKGVYMQPNLEAVLGLSEENAAAFLSPASFAKWKSIYDEYPVAMEAAIKHGVKIVFGTDLLAE from the coding sequence ATGATGATGAAGGCACTAACGGTTTCTGCGTTTTCCTTCGCCGCGACGATCGCCTTGGCACAGGATGAGCCAGCGCAGACATTGTTTACGAACGTCAATGTATTCGATGGCGTCAATGACGGGTTCCTCGAAAACGCAAACGTGTTGGTTGAGCGAAACCTGATCAAGACCGTCTCGACCGCTGAAATTAGCGCAGGCGGCGCGACTGTCATCAACGGCGACGGGCGCACATTGATGCCCGGCCTGATGGATATGCATACGCATTTATCAATTGTCAGGGAGTTATCAACGGCGCGTCACGAGCTGAGCCCTCTTGCACATGGCGCAATTGCGATGAAGCGGGCTGAAGGCATGCTGATGAATGGGTTTACCACTGTCATGGACGTCGGCGGGTCGGCGATTTATCTAAAGGACCTGATCGACGGAGACGCCGGTTTTTTGGGGCCGCGCATCTATTCCGCCGAGGCCTTCATTACGCAAACTAACGGGCATGGGGATTTTCGCACGCGGATGGAATACAACCCCAACAATTCCGGAGGTATTAAAAGTTGGTATGAATACTACACGGCTTGCATTGCCGACGGCGTCACCGAAATCCGGCGCTGTGGCCGAGAGAACTTTCGCAAAGGTGCGACCCATTTGAAGATGATGGTCGGTGGCGGTGTTTCCAGCAGGTTTGATCCGCTGCACGGCTTGCAAGGCTCACCCGAGGAAATTGCGGCAGCTGTGGAAGTGGCGCGAAACATGAAGACATTTGTTACCGTGCACGCATACTCCGATGAATCCGTTCGAATGGCCGTTGAGGCCGGTGTTCCGCATATTCTTCACGCGCCACTGATCACCGAAGAGACTGCCAAGTTGATGGGTGAAAAGGGCGTTTATATGCAGCCAAATCTGGAAGCGGTTCTCGGGCTTTCAGAAGAGAATGCAGCAGCGTTTCTATCACCGGCAAGCTTTGCCAAGTGGAAATCGATCTACGATGAATACCCTGTCGCCATGGAGGCAGCGATCAAGCATGGGGTGAAAATCGTATTTGGCACCGACCTTCTGGCTGAGTGA
- a CDS encoding Xaa-Pro dipeptidase: MGPNDPYQEGAKGVVAEGAYADLLLVDGNVLEDLALLTDPDKNLVVIMKDGVIYKNTLN, encoded by the coding sequence ATGGGACCAAATGATCCCTATCAGGAAGGTGCAAAAGGTGTCGTCGCCGAAGGTGCCTATGCTGATCTACTTTTGGTCGACGGCAACGTTTTGGAAGACCTTGCGCTTTTGACTGACCCGGACAAGAACCTTGTCGTGATCATGAAAGATGGCGTGATTTATAAGAACACCTTGAACTAA
- a CDS encoding DUF3302 domain-containing protein produces MTALDYIAIGMILFMVGLGIGVFVFLGGWPGRVAAQRRHPYRAAVSVGGWVTLIAGGVLFPLVLIWAYAGSTDADVAAANTAAGGAA; encoded by the coding sequence ATGACAGCACTTGATTACATTGCCATTGGCATGATCCTGTTCATGGTAGGTCTCGGGATTGGGGTTTTTGTGTTTCTGGGCGGGTGGCCTGGTCGGGTGGCGGCGCAGCGTCGGCATCCCTATCGGGCCGCTGTGTCCGTGGGGGGATGGGTCACTTTGATCGCGGGTGGTGTGTTGTTCCCTCTCGTATTGATCTGGGCCTATGCCGGATCCACAGATGCTGACGTTGCCGCGGCGAACACGGCAGCAGGAGGTGCAGCATGA
- a CDS encoding efflux RND transporter periplasmic adaptor subunit: MILLLVGSYVGLLWLLVKVGVLPKWYGWMKVSPVVVGVVAFMVIFLPLNWNAPMGGTMVTVGSVGIKPAVAGPVTEVVAKSRVPIAQGDVLFEIEKTPYTASLQQAQAQLALAQDQLARKEELLSRNAVAEAEVESLRANMAVAKAAVTLAEVDLANTTVRAPFDGMVPAMTLLPGNRVAPNVAVLAFLDISNPVINLVLSQNQIRNVKPGQKAEAVFKSFPGQTFQGTVSGLFLSSPDAEYDLNGATPEVPTITDTTYVVVLDLDTHGQTLPPGSSGQGLVLTDQGAKFQFINQLTLRMTTWMNFF; the protein is encoded by the coding sequence ATGATCCTCTTACTTGTTGGAAGTTACGTTGGCCTCCTTTGGCTGCTGGTCAAAGTAGGTGTCCTGCCAAAGTGGTATGGCTGGATGAAGGTTTCGCCTGTGGTTGTCGGTGTTGTTGCCTTCATGGTCATCTTCCTGCCGCTCAACTGGAACGCGCCGATGGGGGGCACCATGGTTACCGTTGGCTCTGTCGGGATCAAACCCGCCGTTGCCGGGCCGGTGACCGAGGTTGTCGCCAAATCTCGTGTGCCGATTGCCCAAGGTGACGTTCTGTTCGAGATTGAAAAGACGCCTTACACCGCTTCCCTGCAGCAGGCTCAGGCTCAGCTGGCACTGGCTCAGGACCAACTGGCGCGAAAGGAGGAGCTGCTGTCGCGCAACGCGGTCGCCGAGGCCGAAGTCGAATCTCTGCGTGCCAATATGGCGGTGGCCAAAGCCGCCGTGACACTCGCCGAAGTGGATCTGGCAAACACAACCGTACGCGCGCCCTTTGACGGCATGGTTCCCGCCATGACCCTGCTGCCCGGCAACCGGGTCGCCCCGAATGTTGCGGTTCTGGCGTTCCTCGACATCAGCAACCCGGTCATAAACCTGGTCCTGAGCCAGAACCAGATCCGCAACGTCAAACCGGGCCAAAAGGCCGAAGCAGTGTTCAAGTCCTTTCCTGGGCAGACGTTTCAGGGCACCGTGTCGGGATTGTTCCTGTCCTCGCCCGATGCCGAGTATGATCTGAATGGCGCCACACCCGAAGTGCCGACTATCACCGATACGACCTATGTCGTGGTGCTGGATCTGGACACCCATGGGCAGACCCTGCCGCCGGGGTCTTCGGGTCAGGGGCTGGTTCTGACCGATCAGGGCGCAAAGTTCCAGTTCATCAATCAGCTGACCCTGCGCATGACAACATGGATGAACTTCTTCTGA
- a CDS encoding carbohydrate porin: protein MDELLLMWHRIASTALVASFASTSVAQDTGARGRLEAAATASIGGPASAEAQQEQDRLRRQQTSRWPGFDRTIDPAESWKERLGKNTGLALSFDYQALYQSANSSVSGVDDGAAGQARILGTWTLADRGGTNPGSFVFILENRHKLGLDQTPAGLAGDIGYVGLTGLTFGDTGNSLSVAYWSQSIMGGRGGIVAGRIDPGDYTDVLGYVNPRTGFQNFAINYNPVLTIPDPGFGIGGGVYLTDQIYVLGVVSDANGSLTDVDWFPGGAEFYKYAQIGWTPARNQRYLTNVHLGAYHIDARADKGLPSSSGVVLSGNYTFENDLMVFGRLGWSDGNDPIAKRGASGGLIWRPGFYDDLIGIAATWAEPVTVGLDNQTTFEAFYRLDISDNLALTADVQYIKNPGLNSDDPLVFGLRLRFNL, encoded by the coding sequence ATGGATGAACTTCTTCTGATGTGGCACCGGATAGCATCGACTGCCTTGGTGGCAAGTTTTGCTTCAACTTCGGTTGCTCAGGACACGGGCGCGCGGGGTCGGCTTGAGGCCGCCGCGACAGCGTCGATTGGTGGCCCTGCGAGCGCGGAAGCACAGCAGGAACAGGACCGGCTGCGCAGGCAACAAACCTCACGATGGCCCGGATTTGATCGCACCATTGATCCAGCTGAATCCTGGAAAGAACGACTTGGGAAGAACACCGGCCTTGCCCTGTCATTTGACTATCAGGCGCTCTACCAGAGCGCCAACAGCTCCGTGTCAGGTGTCGATGACGGCGCCGCCGGACAGGCCCGGATTCTGGGCACATGGACGTTGGCAGATCGAGGCGGCACCAACCCCGGCAGCTTCGTGTTCATTCTGGAAAACCGTCACAAACTAGGTCTGGACCAGACACCTGCCGGTCTGGCCGGAGATATTGGCTATGTCGGGCTGACCGGTTTGACATTCGGCGATACAGGCAACAGCCTGTCCGTTGCCTATTGGTCTCAGTCGATCATGGGCGGGCGCGGCGGCATCGTTGCGGGCCGGATTGATCCGGGCGACTACACCGACGTTCTCGGCTACGTGAACCCCCGCACCGGCTTTCAGAACTTTGCCATCAATTACAATCCCGTCCTGACAATCCCTGACCCCGGCTTTGGGATCGGGGGCGGCGTTTACCTGACCGACCAGATCTATGTGCTCGGGGTCGTCTCGGATGCAAATGGTTCCTTGACGGATGTTGACTGGTTCCCCGGCGGTGCCGAGTTCTACAAATACGCTCAGATCGGCTGGACCCCGGCCCGCAATCAACGCTACCTGACCAATGTCCATCTTGGCGCCTATCACATCGACGCCCGCGCGGACAAAGGCCTGCCATCCAGTTCGGGTGTTGTCCTGTCCGGCAACTACACCTTTGAAAACGACCTGATGGTGTTTGGTCGACTGGGCTGGTCCGATGGCAACGACCCGATTGCCAAACGCGGCGCGTCCGGCGGGTTGATCTGGCGACCGGGGTTCTATGACGACCTGATTGGCATCGCGGCCACATGGGCGGAACCGGTGACGGTGGGGTTGGACAATCAAACCACGTTCGAAGCATTCTATCGGTTGGACATATCGGATAATCTGGCCCTGACGGCCGACGTGCAGTACATTAAAAATCCGGGACTGAATTCAGATGACCCGCTGGTGTTTGGTCTCAGGCTTCGCTTCAATCTTTAA